One region of Mus musculus strain C57BL/6J chromosome 15, GRCm38.p6 C57BL/6J genomic DNA includes:
- the Krt4 gene encoding keratin, type II cytoskeletal 4, with translation MIARQSSVRGASRGFSSGSAIAGGVKRVAFSSGSMSGGAGRCSSGGFGSRSLYNLGGHKSISMSVAGSCQGGGYGGAGGFGVGGYGAGFGAGGFGGGFGGSFNGRGGPGFPVCPAGGIQEVTINQSLLTPLQVEIDPEIQKIRTAEREQIKTLNNKFASFIDKVRFLEQQNKVLETKWNLLQQQTTTTSPKSLDPFFETYINALRKNLDTLSNDKGRLQSELKMMQDSVEDFKTKYEEEINKRTAAENDFVVLKKDVDAAYMIKVELEAKMESLKDEINFTRVLYEAELAQMQTHVSDTSVVLSMDNNRNLDLDGIIAEVRAQYEDIARKSKAEVESWYQIKVQQLQMSADQHGDSLKTTKNEISELNRMIQRLRAEIENIKKQSQTLQASVADAEQRGELALKDAYSKRAELETALQKAKEDLARLLRDYQALMNVKLALDVEIATYRKLLEGEECRMSGECKSAVSISVVGGSASIGGSGLGLGSGFCSGSGSGSGFGFGGGIYGGSGSKITSSATITKRSPR, from the exons ATGATCGCCAGACAGTCAAGTGTCCGCGGAGCCTCCCGGGGCTTTAGCAGTGGCTCAGCTATTGCTGGTGGTGTCAAGCGAGTGGCCTTTAGCTCAGGCTCCATGTCTGGCGGTGCAGGGCGCTGCTCTTCTGGGGGCTTCGGCAGCAGAAGTCTTTACAACCTCGGGGGTCACAAGAGTATCTCCATGAGCGTGGCTGGGTCCTGCCAAGGCGGCGGCTATGGGGGTGCCGGAGGCTTCGGCGTTGGAGGATACGGTGCTGGGTTTGGTGCCGGTGGTTTTGGCGGTGGCTTTGGAGGCTCCTTCAACGGTCGAGGAGGTCCTGGCTTCCCAGTCTGTCCTGCTGGAGGTATTCAGGAAGTCACCATCAACCAGAGCCTGCTGACACCTCTTCAGGTGGAGATTGACCCAGAGATCCAGAAAATCCGCACGGCGGAGCGTGAGCAGATCAAGACCCTCAACAACAAATTCGCGTCCTTCATCGATAAG GTGCGATTCTTAGAGCAACagaacaaggtcctggagaccAAATGGAACCTCCTCCAGCAGCAGACAACCACCACATCTCCCAAAAGCCTGGATCCTTTCTTTGAGACTTACATCAACGCCTTGAGGAAGAACCTGGACACTTTGAGCAATGACAAAGGTCGCCTACAGTCAGAGCTAAAGATGatgcaggacagtgtggaggaCTTCAAGACCAA gtATGAAGAGGAGATCAACAAGCGTACAGCTGCAGAGAATGACTTCGTGGTCCTCAAGAAA GATGTGGATGCTGCCTACATGATCAAGGTGGAGTTAGAGGCCAAGATGGAAAGCCTTAAGGATGAGATCAACTTCACGAGAGTCCTCTATGAAGCG GAGCTGGCCCAGATGCAGACACATGTCTCAGACACATCTGTAGTGCTGTCCATGGACAACAACCGGAAcctggacctggatggcatcatcgcAGAGGTCCGGGCCCAGTATGAGGACATTGCTAGGAAGAGCAAGGCTGAGGTTGAATCCTGGTACCAGATCAAG GTCCAGCAGCTCCAGATGTCAGCTGACCAACATGGAGATAGCCTGAAGACCACCAAGAATGAGATCTCAGAACTCAACAGGATGATCCAGAGGCTGCGGGCAGAGATTGAGAACATCAAGAAGCAG AGCCAGACTCTGCAGGCATCTGTGGCTGATGCAGAGCAGCGTGGAGAGCTGGCCCTCAAAGATGCCTACAGCAAACGCGCAGAACTGGAGACTGCACTGCAGAAGGCCAAGGAGGACCTGGCCCGGCTGCTGAGGGACTACCAGGCTCTCATGAACGTCAAGCTGGCCCTGGATGTGGAGATTGCCACCTACAGGAAGCTGCTGGAGGGCGAGGAGTGCAG GATGTCTGGAGAATGCAAGAGTGCTGTGAGCATCT CGGTAGTTGGCGGCAGCGCCAGCATTGGCGGCAGTGGCCTTGGCCTGGGTAGCGGTTTTTGCTCCGGTTCTGGTTCTGGAAGTGGCTTTGGATTTGGTGGTGGCATTTATGGCGGTTCTGGTTCCAAGATCACCTCTTCCGCCACCATCACCAAGAGGTCCCCACGATAG